In Rubrivirga marina, the following are encoded in one genomic region:
- a CDS encoding CvpA family protein: MNGLDGFLAVVIAFGLWRGLRTGALLQVVGTAGWLVGFLVATALMGPVGDFVVASLGVSPRVAPVVGFVVVLGAVLGGLMAIAHALRKTLKAVKLGGVDTLAGGGLGALRSAFGLSVLLITTSFSPLPGSGPLLIDAETRDGSVLYEPVEALAPEVWSIARTVTPGLQEALVDKFNSWQVGEPESVTGEEPLE; the protein is encoded by the coding sequence GTGAACGGTCTCGACGGGTTCCTCGCGGTCGTCATCGCGTTCGGCCTGTGGCGCGGTCTCCGGACCGGCGCGCTCCTTCAGGTCGTCGGGACGGCCGGGTGGCTGGTCGGCTTCCTCGTCGCGACGGCGCTGATGGGACCCGTGGGCGACTTCGTGGTCGCCAGCCTCGGCGTCAGCCCCCGGGTCGCGCCGGTCGTCGGTTTCGTTGTCGTGCTCGGGGCCGTGCTGGGGGGACTGATGGCGATCGCCCACGCGCTCCGCAAGACCCTCAAGGCCGTCAAGCTCGGCGGGGTCGACACGCTCGCGGGCGGCGGCCTCGGGGCGCTCCGGTCGGCGTTCGGGCTGAGCGTGTTGCTGATTACCACCTCGTTTTCGCCACTGCCTGGCTCCGGTCCGCTCTTGATCGACGCCGAGACCCGGGACGGATCCGTCCTGTACGAACCGGTCGAGGCGCTCGCCCCGGAGGTCTGGTCGATCGCCCGGACGGTCACGCCGGGATTGCAGGAGGCGCTCGTGGACAAGTTCAACTCGTGGCAGGTGGGGGAGCCGGAGTCCGTGACGGGCGAGGAGCCATTGGAGTAG
- a CDS encoding peptidase MA family metallohydrolase, with translation MTRHLPGGLRLLCAAAALVGLAAALAPSAQAQAFGRNKIQYDGFDWHVLETEHFDVYYYPEAEDLAAIGAETAEDWYEVLETRFDLSLTHRVPLIFYASNLHFKQTNVTPGFIPDGVGGFFEFLKGRVVIPADGDLGRFQRVIRHELVHVFTYNKLSRVLRDHRRPTDQFLPLWFTEGLAEYWSGEPDFQHEMILRDAVASNFFVPLHDMDRISGSYVMYKEGEAFCRFVAETYGEERLLDLIDETWRSTDFDHVIEVVLGEDGYAVSDRWEAWIRAQYTPKLVGADVASLTTEPIGARGFNAKPISWVRPDGVREVLFYSNRGSYSAVLAQRVDDDLEPTGEPRTVLRAGRTLDFEAFHLFESRLDVSEDGVLAVVSKRGATDVVHLVDLKTDERLAMLGFDELVAIYSPTVSEGGRRVVFSGIDRGGQADLYLYDRDVGALRQLTNDVYNDSGPDLSPDGRTVAFSSDRTAWGREGAQNLFTFDLETGAIRHVTAGPQVDLSPRWSPDGRRLAFASARREADGKYSAQDLWLADLGTPRLLADDRPAPPAVPGGADPDDLGGPPEADEPGVELRQLTRFASAAFDPYWAGEDALVFAAFEDFRFTVRALDLDSLAAAPEQIVEGGTAPIAAPWDYARYDVEGDPGEPYSTSYQLDIAQGGFATTTTASAQAGGATIAFSDMLGNERIYVTAYSSNSIQGGRSFLDGLNVAVTRLHLGRRANVGYGAFRLAGPRYDRTDPDQASRIPSYEQRVGVLGLVSYPLSYFRRFDVETSFAVGQKTGLLRAATGGTSFDTLRTATLSNSLTLVEDHALYSAWGPVQGFRANLSVGYTTDLWLSNESYYSLGADVRNYVRISDEVTFASWGLVRANVGRRARLNLLGGSWSLRGFPFLRVRGSKMWFTTHELRFPILRRPPLFPIIAGLRGAAFVDAAHNWTDGYNDVFRDPDYSLLGPDEELLVGTTKGSVGVGVRTSLLGAIVLRYDVGYRFTDGFDWSERTPFGQFFFGYDF, from the coding sequence ATGACACGACACCTTCCGGGCGGACTCCGACTCCTCTGCGCGGCCGCCGCCCTCGTCGGGCTGGCGGCAGCGCTGGCGCCGTCCGCGCAGGCGCAGGCGTTCGGGCGGAATAAGATCCAGTACGACGGATTCGACTGGCACGTGCTCGAGACCGAGCACTTCGACGTCTACTACTACCCCGAGGCGGAGGACCTCGCGGCGATCGGCGCCGAGACGGCGGAGGACTGGTACGAGGTGCTCGAGACGCGCTTCGACCTCTCGCTGACGCACCGCGTCCCGCTCATCTTCTACGCCTCGAACCTCCACTTCAAGCAGACGAACGTCACGCCCGGGTTCATCCCCGACGGCGTCGGCGGCTTCTTTGAGTTCCTCAAGGGCCGCGTCGTGATCCCGGCCGACGGCGACCTCGGGCGGTTCCAGCGCGTGATCCGCCACGAGCTGGTCCACGTGTTCACCTACAACAAGCTGTCTCGCGTCCTCCGCGACCACCGCCGGCCGACCGACCAGTTCCTGCCGCTGTGGTTCACGGAGGGCCTCGCGGAGTACTGGAGCGGCGAGCCCGACTTCCAGCACGAGATGATCCTGCGCGACGCCGTCGCCTCGAACTTCTTCGTGCCGCTCCACGACATGGACCGGATTTCGGGCTCGTACGTGATGTACAAGGAGGGTGAGGCGTTCTGCCGATTCGTGGCCGAGACCTACGGGGAAGAGCGCCTGCTCGACCTGATCGATGAGACGTGGCGGAGCACGGATTTCGACCACGTCATCGAGGTCGTCCTCGGGGAGGACGGCTACGCCGTCTCCGATCGGTGGGAGGCGTGGATCCGCGCGCAGTACACGCCGAAGCTCGTCGGCGCCGACGTGGCGTCGCTCACGACGGAGCCCATCGGCGCGCGCGGGTTCAACGCGAAGCCGATTTCGTGGGTGCGGCCCGACGGCGTCCGCGAGGTACTGTTCTACTCGAACCGCGGGAGCTACTCGGCCGTGCTCGCCCAACGCGTCGACGACGACCTCGAGCCGACCGGGGAGCCGCGCACGGTGCTCCGGGCCGGGCGGACGCTCGACTTCGAGGCGTTCCACCTGTTCGAGAGCCGCCTCGACGTGAGCGAGGACGGCGTCCTCGCCGTGGTGTCGAAGCGGGGCGCGACCGACGTGGTCCACCTCGTGGACCTGAAGACGGACGAGCGGCTGGCGATGCTCGGCTTCGACGAGCTGGTGGCGATCTACTCGCCGACCGTGAGCGAGGGCGGGCGGCGCGTCGTGTTCTCGGGCATCGACCGCGGCGGGCAGGCGGATCTCTACCTCTACGACCGCGACGTGGGCGCGCTCCGCCAGCTCACGAACGACGTCTACAACGACAGCGGCCCGGACCTCAGCCCGGACGGGCGGACGGTCGCGTTCTCGTCGGACCGGACCGCGTGGGGGCGGGAGGGCGCGCAGAACCTGTTCACGTTCGACCTCGAGACGGGCGCCATCCGGCACGTCACGGCCGGCCCGCAGGTCGACCTCTCGCCGCGGTGGAGCCCCGACGGCCGGCGCCTCGCCTTCGCCAGCGCGCGCCGCGAGGCCGACGGCAAGTACAGCGCCCAGGACCTCTGGCTCGCCGACCTCGGCACGCCCCGCCTCCTCGCCGACGACCGGCCGGCGCCCCCGGCCGTCCCCGGCGGCGCCGACCCCGACGACCTCGGCGGCCCTCCCGAGGCGGACGAGCCCGGCGTCGAGCTCCGCCAGCTCACGCGGTTCGCCAGCGCCGCGTTCGACCCCTACTGGGCTGGCGAGGACGCGCTCGTGTTCGCGGCGTTCGAGGACTTCCGGTTCACGGTCCGCGCCCTGGACCTCGACTCGCTCGCAGCGGCGCCGGAGCAGATCGTGGAGGGCGGCACGGCGCCGATCGCCGCGCCCTGGGACTACGCCCGCTACGACGTCGAGGGCGACCCCGGCGAGCCGTACTCGACGAGCTACCAGCTCGACATCGCCCAGGGCGGCTTCGCCACGACGACGACGGCCAGCGCGCAGGCCGGCGGCGCGACGATCGCGTTCTCCGACATGCTCGGCAACGAGCGGATCTACGTCACGGCCTACTCCTCCAACTCGATCCAGGGCGGCCGGTCGTTCCTCGACGGGCTCAACGTGGCGGTCACGCGGCTCCACCTCGGCCGCCGCGCCAACGTCGGGTATGGCGCCTTCCGCCTCGCCGGCCCCCGCTACGACCGGACCGACCCGGACCAGGCCTCGCGGATCCCGTCGTACGAGCAGCGGGTGGGGGTGCTCGGCCTCGTGAGCTACCCGCTATCGTACTTCCGCCGGTTCGACGTCGAGACGTCGTTCGCGGTGGGGCAGAAGACGGGCCTGCTCCGGGCTGCGACGGGCGGGACGTCGTTCGACACGCTCCGCACCGCGACGCTGTCCAATTCGCTGACGCTCGTCGAGGACCACGCGCTCTACAGTGCCTGGGGACCGGTCCAGGGGTTCCGCGCGAACCTCAGCGTCGGCTACACCACCGACCTCTGGCTGTCGAATGAGAGCTACTACTCGCTCGGCGCCGACGTCCGCAATTACGTCCGGATCTCGGACGAGGTGACGTTCGCGTCGTGGGGGCTCGTCCGAGCGAACGTGGGGCGCCGGGCGCGTCTCAACCTGCTCGGCGGGTCGTGGTCGCTGCGCGGCTTCCCGTTCCTGCGCGTCCGCGGCTCGAAGATGTGGTTCACGACCCACGAGCTCCGCTTCCCGATCCTGCGCCGGCCGCCGCTCTTCCCGATCATCGCCGGCCTCCGGGGCGCGGCCTTCGTCGACGCGGCGCACAACTGGACCGACGGCTACAACGACGTCTTCCGGGACCCCGACTACTCGCTCCTCGGCCCGGACGAGGAACTCCTCGTCGGCACGACGAAGGGCTCGGTCGGAGTCGGCGTACGGACAAGCCTCCTCGGTGCGATCGTGCTCCGCTACGACGTGGGCTACCGCTTCACCGACGGCTTCGACTGGTCGGAGCGGACGCCGTTCGGGCAGTTCTTCTTCGGCTACGACTTCTGA
- a CDS encoding PQQ-binding-like beta-propeller repeat protein, whose protein sequence is MRPVALLLLVALAGCSTIQLGETLGDPNATAPTLPLDLLWERDADGAFGPSPAQVTDRYVVVGTRNGEVVVIDRESGRIEGTGEFGDSVEGQLAVSPDGETIYVPTAEQDGGVVAYDVRRGRRVWRWLDGGIQGGVVRLESTVVLTTLDGRVVALTADDGAVAWERPTSGTAQYQSAPVRLGGDVLVADDRGRVVRIDGATGTERWRAEAGGPVYAAPAVADGAVYVSTTRGGVVRLDAETGSAVWSIQDEQALRVSTAAIGGDVLAVGFSDGTVRGIDVATGAEQWRYRGEGSVTAAPVWIGDRVAVGTLDKRLVVIDGATGGEEWSTELRGRVKSALAVGGGLLVALVEPRHVVAFHTAP, encoded by the coding sequence ATGCGCCCGGTCGCCCTCCTGCTCCTGGTCGCGCTCGCGGGGTGCTCGACGATCCAACTCGGCGAGACGCTCGGCGACCCGAACGCGACGGCGCCCACGCTCCCGCTCGACCTACTCTGGGAACGGGACGCCGACGGCGCGTTCGGTCCGTCGCCCGCGCAGGTGACCGATCGGTACGTGGTCGTCGGGACACGGAATGGCGAGGTCGTGGTCATCGACCGGGAGTCGGGACGGATCGAGGGGACGGGGGAGTTTGGCGACAGCGTCGAGGGGCAACTGGCGGTCTCCCCCGACGGTGAGACGATCTACGTGCCCACGGCGGAGCAGGACGGCGGCGTGGTCGCCTACGACGTGCGCCGCGGACGCCGCGTCTGGCGGTGGCTCGACGGTGGGATCCAGGGCGGCGTGGTCCGCCTGGAGTCGACCGTGGTTCTGACGACGCTCGACGGTCGCGTCGTCGCGCTGACGGCCGATGACGGCGCCGTCGCGTGGGAGCGCCCGACCTCGGGGACGGCCCAGTATCAGTCCGCCCCGGTCCGCCTCGGTGGCGACGTGCTCGTGGCCGATGACCGGGGCCGCGTCGTCCGAATCGACGGCGCCACCGGGACGGAGCGCTGGCGCGCCGAGGCGGGCGGACCCGTGTATGCGGCGCCCGCCGTCGCCGACGGCGCCGTCTACGTCTCCACGACGCGCGGCGGCGTGGTCCGCCTCGACGCGGAGACCGGGAGTGCCGTGTGGTCGATTCAGGATGAGCAGGCCCTCCGCGTGTCGACGGCGGCCATCGGGGGCGACGTCCTCGCGGTCGGCTTCAGCGACGGGACCGTGCGGGGGATCGACGTCGCGACCGGTGCCGAGCAGTGGCGGTACCGCGGCGAGGGGAGCGTCACCGCCGCGCCCGTGTGGATCGGCGATCGCGTCGCGGTCGGGACACTCGACAAGCGGCTCGTCGTCATCGACGGAGCAACGGGGGGGGAGGAGTGGTCGACCGAGCTCCGGGGGCGCGTCAAGAGCGCGCTGGCGGTGGGAGGCGGGCTCCTCGTCGCGCTCGTGGAGCCGCGGCACGTGGTCGCCTTCCACACGGCCCCGTGA
- the ptsP gene encoding phosphoenolpyruvate--protein phosphotransferase, protein QTVLQEHRRRLEGSPNAALRERAADFLDVQNRVLRNLQQGRAVSRIDPNRVVVAENLTAADVLLFSRRGVLGVVLDFGGPTSHVSIMARALGVPAVVSLHGLAEHVQPDDMLVVDGFSGRVIVNPSAETLERAELKAARFDVITADRDALREAPSETRDGHAVGLQANVEFREEFPLLHEYGAEGVGLFRTEMLFLTQGRALDEDQQYEVYRDAVVAAAPHPVTFRLLDLGGDKVLPMSRREANPFLGWRGLRILLDKPDLLRPQLRAVLRAASAAPDDAPPKVLLPMVSGIEEVRAFRRAFRAVCAELGDEGLPHRPDIPIGIMVEVPSVALQAGLFARNVDFFSIGTNDLTQFTLAVDRGNDLVADLYRELHPAVLGLIAQTIEAAKVAGIPVSVCGEVAADPRVTPLLVGLGVDTLSASPAYLTLVKRVVRAFTMDEAEDLARRALRQPDADAVRRLLDYFLACHNQDLAELLGLDEPDGGLARRIADRMADEPAD, encoded by the coding sequence CAGACCGTGCTGCAAGAACACCGGCGCCGGCTGGAGGGCAGCCCGAACGCGGCCCTCCGCGAGCGTGCGGCCGACTTTCTCGACGTCCAGAACCGCGTCCTCCGCAACCTCCAGCAGGGGAGGGCGGTCTCGAGGATCGACCCGAACCGGGTGGTCGTGGCCGAGAACCTGACCGCGGCCGACGTCCTCCTGTTCAGCCGTCGGGGCGTGCTCGGCGTCGTCCTCGACTTCGGCGGGCCGACGAGCCACGTCTCGATCATGGCCCGCGCGCTCGGCGTGCCGGCGGTCGTGAGCCTTCACGGGCTCGCCGAGCACGTCCAGCCCGACGACATGCTGGTCGTCGACGGGTTCTCGGGTCGGGTCATCGTCAACCCGAGCGCCGAGACGCTGGAGCGGGCCGAGCTCAAAGCGGCCCGGTTCGACGTCATCACGGCCGACCGCGACGCGCTGCGCGAGGCGCCGTCGGAGACCCGCGACGGGCACGCCGTCGGGCTCCAGGCCAACGTCGAGTTCCGGGAGGAATTCCCGCTTCTCCACGAGTACGGCGCCGAGGGCGTCGGGCTGTTCCGGACCGAGATGCTGTTCCTCACGCAGGGCCGCGCGCTCGACGAGGACCAGCAGTACGAGGTGTATCGTGACGCCGTCGTGGCCGCCGCGCCGCACCCCGTGACGTTCCGTCTCCTCGACCTCGGCGGCGACAAGGTGCTCCCGATGTCCCGCCGCGAGGCGAACCCGTTTCTCGGCTGGCGAGGCCTGCGGATCCTGCTCGACAAGCCCGACCTCCTCCGGCCCCAGCTCCGGGCGGTCCTCCGGGCCGCGTCCGCCGCGCCCGATGACGCCCCGCCCAAGGTGCTCCTGCCGATGGTGTCCGGCATCGAGGAGGTCCGCGCGTTCCGCCGCGCGTTCCGCGCCGTCTGCGCCGAGCTAGGAGACGAGGGCCTGCCGCACCGGCCCGACATTCCGATCGGCATCATGGTCGAGGTCCCGTCCGTGGCCCTCCAGGCAGGCCTGTTCGCCCGCAACGTCGATTTCTTTTCGATCGGGACGAACGACCTGACACAGTTCACGCTCGCGGTCGACCGCGGCAACGACCTCGTCGCAGACCTCTACCGCGAGCTCCACCCGGCCGTGCTCGGCCTCATCGCGCAGACGATCGAGGCGGCGAAGGTGGCGGGCATCCCGGTCTCCGTGTGCGGCGAGGTCGCCGCGGATCCGCGCGTGACGCCGCTCCTCGTCGGCCTCGGCGTCGACACGCTCAGCGCGTCGCCGGCCTACCTCACGCTCGTCAAGCGCGTCGTTCGGGCGTTCACGATGGACGAGGCGGAGGACCTCGCGCGCCGCGCGCTCCGCCAGCCCGACGCCGATGCGGTCCGCCGCCTGCTCGACTACTTCCTCGCCTGCCACAACCAGGACCTCGCCGAGCTCCTCGGCCTCGACGAGCCCGACGGCGGCCTCGCCCGTCGCATCGCCGACCGGATGGCCGACGAACCGGCCGACTGA
- a CDS encoding AAA family ATPase gives MIPLQLRLSNFLSYGESAPVLDLEGIHVACLSGGNGQGKSALLDAMTWAVWGEARKSGESRKPDEELLRIGTRAMEVDFTFRIGAVDHRILRSYMQSASGKTSKPGLEFQVRDGDDWRALTAESIRATQAVIDERVGIDYETFINSTFLLQGRSDEFTKKKPGERKEILGKILALGRYEAMASKAGQRWSRLRERATALEAEVGRLDAALEPVGEWEAEKAAVGDAVASGKADLDRAAARVAEAASRLSALDAAAREAESLTSALADLEARRRKLDADDAALAGKIESADALLAQAEQIEADHERYEALRTQRAELDEKAGLFRGIDGQRHALRLEMQQRTAEARAEIVALESALASLERQIEADREALKGQAEAEAAHAAAVAAAERLQQLDATATRRQSIERRIEAIDKQLAADKGALEGSLARIVEEGKRLAEEVKASDAVDTEALEATIRDGRAAAERREALQTEGTEASRHVGALDGRLQALAADRQRVDARRRKLETSDDDACPTCGTELTEAHRAEVLAGYDAELCENAEVVRSVTAERDEVVAKRDALRAEFVRLGAAVEAGEAAARTLAAARDRAATAEAKRARLDALREEVRSLKRTIEVEAFNPDLRAERASLTDDLQETAYDAEAHARSRADAALREHWATQLRALTVASERLTQSRSDRDLKAAALDQRRSALDRGAHNAEAGKRMNALDEQVRTLGFDPAEHERVGKALDALSDAPSRLSRLLDARRQRAEFAERRATLAEERRSLGAERTSRQDALDALQGRLSERASAERDRDAAEVERQAAAGRLADAQGRLGALTERLDRAERDRQRRADVKSELREVKRQRALYGHLRRAFGKNGIPSLIIEETLPEIEARANTLLDRLTRGRTRVALETLKDKKTGGGTKETLDIRITDDQGVSRSYETFSGGEAFRVNFALRIALSQMLAERSGTQIRTLVIDEGFGTQDAEGLQRLIGAIRAIQDDFETILVITHLDEIKDAFPVRIEVRKEPVTGSTFEVVGA, from the coding sequence ATGATCCCCCTCCAGCTCCGGCTCTCCAACTTCCTCTCGTACGGCGAGAGCGCGCCCGTCCTCGACCTCGAGGGGATCCACGTCGCGTGCCTGTCCGGAGGGAATGGGCAGGGGAAGAGCGCGCTCCTCGACGCCATGACGTGGGCGGTCTGGGGCGAGGCCCGCAAGTCGGGCGAGTCCCGGAAGCCCGACGAGGAGCTCCTCCGCATCGGCACGCGGGCGATGGAGGTCGACTTCACGTTCCGGATCGGTGCCGTCGACCACCGCATCCTGCGGAGCTACATGCAGTCGGCGAGTGGGAAGACGTCGAAGCCGGGGCTCGAATTCCAGGTCCGCGACGGCGACGACTGGCGGGCGCTGACGGCCGAGTCGATCCGCGCGACGCAGGCCGTGATCGACGAGCGGGTCGGGATCGACTACGAGACGTTCATCAACTCGACGTTCCTGCTCCAGGGGCGCAGCGACGAGTTCACCAAGAAGAAGCCCGGCGAACGGAAGGAGATCCTCGGCAAGATCCTCGCCCTCGGCCGGTACGAGGCGATGGCGTCGAAGGCCGGGCAGCGGTGGAGCCGGCTCCGCGAGCGGGCGACGGCCCTCGAGGCCGAGGTCGGCCGCCTCGACGCCGCGCTCGAACCGGTCGGCGAGTGGGAGGCCGAGAAGGCCGCCGTCGGCGACGCCGTCGCGTCGGGCAAAGCCGACCTGGACCGAGCCGCGGCGCGGGTCGCAGAGGCGGCGTCCCGTCTGAGCGCGCTCGATGCCGCCGCCCGTGAGGCGGAGTCGTTGACCTCGGCGCTCGCCGACCTGGAAGCCCGGCGTCGGAAGCTGGATGCCGATGACGCGGCTCTCGCGGGCAAGATCGAGTCTGCCGATGCGCTCCTCGCGCAGGCCGAGCAGATCGAGGCCGACCACGAGCGCTACGAGGCGCTCCGCACGCAGCGGGCGGAGCTCGACGAGAAGGCCGGCCTGTTCCGCGGGATCGATGGCCAGCGCCATGCGCTCCGTCTCGAGATGCAGCAGCGGACGGCCGAGGCGCGGGCCGAGATCGTCGCCCTGGAGAGCGCTCTCGCGTCGCTCGAGCGACAGATCGAGGCCGACCGGGAGGCGCTGAAGGGGCAGGCCGAAGCGGAGGCGGCCCACGCTGCGGCGGTCGCCGCCGCCGAGCGCCTTCAACAACTCGACGCCACCGCGACCCGTCGCCAGTCGATCGAGCGGCGGATCGAGGCCATCGACAAGCAACTGGCGGCCGACAAGGGGGCGCTCGAAGGATCGCTCGCCCGGATCGTGGAGGAGGGGAAGCGTCTCGCGGAGGAGGTCAAGGCTTCGGACGCCGTCGACACGGAAGCGCTGGAGGCGACGATTCGTGACGGGCGCGCCGCGGCCGAGCGTCGGGAGGCGCTGCAGACCGAGGGCACGGAGGCCTCGCGACATGTCGGTGCCCTCGACGGTCGGCTCCAGGCGCTCGCTGCGGACCGCCAGCGGGTCGACGCGCGGCGGCGGAAGCTGGAGACGTCGGACGACGACGCGTGCCCGACGTGTGGAACGGAGCTTACCGAGGCCCATCGCGCTGAGGTTCTCGCCGGCTACGACGCCGAGCTCTGCGAGAACGCTGAGGTCGTCCGGTCAGTGACGGCGGAGCGAGACGAGGTGGTCGCGAAGCGGGACGCGCTCCGGGCCGAGTTCGTCCGCCTCGGTGCCGCCGTCGAGGCGGGGGAGGCCGCCGCACGGACCCTGGCCGCGGCGCGCGATCGCGCGGCCACCGCCGAGGCCAAGCGGGCCCGGCTCGATGCACTCCGCGAGGAGGTGCGGTCGCTGAAGCGGACGATCGAGGTCGAGGCGTTCAATCCCGACCTCCGTGCCGAGCGGGCCTCCCTCACCGACGACCTCCAAGAGACGGCCTACGATGCGGAGGCCCACGCCCGGTCTCGGGCCGACGCCGCGCTCCGCGAGCACTGGGCCACGCAGCTCCGAGCCCTCACTGTCGCCTCCGAGCGTCTCACCCAGTCTCGTTCCGACCGAGACCTCAAGGCCGCTGCCCTCGACCAGCGCCGGTCGGCGCTCGATCGAGGCGCTCACAACGCCGAGGCAGGGAAGCGAATGAACGCGCTCGACGAGCAGGTCCGAACCCTCGGCTTCGACCCCGCCGAGCATGAGCGTGTCGGGAAGGCGCTCGACGCGCTCTCCGACGCGCCGAGCCGACTCTCACGCCTCCTCGACGCGCGCCGCCAGCGCGCCGAGTTTGCCGAGCGTCGTGCGACGCTGGCCGAGGAGAGACGCTCCCTGGGCGCCGAGCGGACGTCTCGCCAGGACGCCCTCGACGCGCTCCAAGGGCGGCTTTCGGAGCGTGCCAGCGCCGAGCGAGACCGCGACGCCGCCGAAGTCGAGCGGCAGGCCGCGGCGGGGCGACTCGCCGACGCCCAAGGCCGCCTCGGTGCGCTCACCGAACGCCTCGACCGTGCGGAGCGGGACCGTCAGCGGCGGGCCGACGTCAAGTCCGAGCTCCGCGAGGTCAAGAGGCAGCGAGCGCTCTACGGTCATCTCCGCCGAGCGTTCGGCAAGAACGGAATCCCGTCGCTCATCATCGAGGAGACGCTGCCCGAGATCGAGGCACGCGCCAACACGCTCTTGGACCGCCTCACTCGCGGCCGCACCCGCGTGGCCCTCGAAACCCTGAAGGACAAAAAGACGGGCGGTGGCACCAAAGAAACCCTCGACATTCGGATCACGGATGACCAGGGCGTCTCCAGATCCTACGAGACGTTCTCCGGCGGCGAGGCGTTCCGGGTCAACTTCGCGCTCCGAATTGCGCTCAGCCAGATGCTCGCCGAGAGGTCGGGCACGCAGATCCGGACGCTCGTGATCGACGAGGGCTTCGGGACGCAGGACGCGGAAGGCCTCCAGCGACTAATCGGGGCGATCCGGGCCATTCAAGACGACTTCGAGACGATCCTCGTGATCACGCACCTCGACGAGATCAAGGACGCGTTCCCCGTCCGGATCGAGGTGCGGAAGGAGCCCGTGACGGGCTCCACCTTCGAAGTGGTCGGGGCCTAG
- a CDS encoding GatB/YqeY domain-containing protein has translation MLKETLARDQKDAMRQKDTVRLSAIRMVRAAITEKEKSGGGPLDEDAVVAVVAKQAKQRRDSIAQYQEAGRDDLAEREAAELGYIEQYLPAQASDEDIHRTIHAIVQRTGASSMKDMGRVMGEAMSVLKGVAEGSRVQAVVRELLSGG, from the coding sequence ATGCTCAAAGAGACCCTCGCCCGTGACCAGAAGGACGCCATGCGGCAGAAGGACACCGTCCGCCTGTCCGCCATCCGCATGGTCCGCGCCGCCATCACCGAAAAGGAGAAGTCGGGCGGCGGCCCGCTCGATGAGGACGCCGTCGTGGCCGTCGTCGCGAAGCAGGCGAAGCAGCGGCGCGACTCGATCGCCCAGTACCAGGAGGCCGGGCGCGACGACCTCGCCGAGCGCGAGGCCGCCGAACTCGGCTACATCGAGCAGTACCTGCCGGCCCAGGCGTCGGACGAGGACATCCACCGGACCATCCACGCGATCGTCCAGCGGACCGGGGCGTCGTCCATGAAGGACATGGGCCGCGTGATGGGGGAGGCGATGAGCGTGCTCAAGGGCGTCGCCGAGGGCTCGCGCGTGCAGGCCGTGGTCCGCGAGCTCCTGAGCGGCGGGTGA
- a CDS encoding bifunctional phosphoglucose/phosphomannose isomerase, whose translation MADTLYDADLDPGDMRGAVRAFPEHLAEGWRRGGAADDFELDPSDLDGIVLCGMGGSAIGGDLVRGIVEPTSPLPFVVNRGYALPGWVGERTLVIASSYSGGTEETLAAFADARARGARRLAITSGGTLQGIAEADGLDHVLIPGGLQPRAALGFSLGVVLRLAQTLGLAELSDAEMATALLAARQRATRHDEDDASNPARALAAAFDGALPVVYTGTGLLEPVGLRWRTQIHENAKHPAVGNVLPELDHNEIMGFESGPEEILSRMRVVALKDEDDHAQVLKRFAATRELIEPRIGGWLEIASGGDSRLDRALGLVQLGDAASFWLAMLKGVDPTPVETIQSLKKQLA comes from the coding sequence ATGGCCGACACCCTCTACGACGCCGATCTCGACCCCGGCGACATGCGCGGCGCCGTCCGCGCCTTCCCCGAGCACCTCGCCGAGGGCTGGCGCCGCGGCGGCGCCGCCGACGACTTCGAGCTCGACCCGTCGGACCTCGACGGGATCGTCCTGTGCGGGATGGGCGGCTCCGCCATCGGCGGTGACCTCGTGCGTGGCATCGTCGAGCCGACGTCGCCGCTCCCGTTCGTGGTCAACCGGGGCTACGCGCTGCCGGGCTGGGTGGGGGAGCGGACGCTCGTGATCGCCTCCAGCTACTCGGGCGGGACGGAGGAGACGCTCGCCGCGTTCGCCGACGCCAGAGCGCGGGGCGCCCGCCGCCTCGCGATCACGTCCGGCGGGACCCTCCAGGGAATCGCCGAGGCGGACGGCCTCGACCACGTCCTCATCCCGGGCGGCCTCCAGCCGCGCGCGGCGCTCGGCTTCTCGCTCGGCGTCGTGCTCCGCCTCGCGCAGACGCTCGGGCTGGCGGAGCTCTCCGACGCCGAGATGGCGACTGCGCTCCTCGCGGCCCGCCAGCGGGCCACGCGCCACGACGAGGACGACGCGTCGAACCCGGCCCGCGCGCTCGCCGCGGCGTTCGACGGGGCGCTGCCCGTGGTCTACACCGGCACGGGGCTGCTGGAGCCGGTCGGGCTCCGGTGGCGGACACAGATCCACGAGAACGCGAAGCACCCGGCCGTCGGCAACGTGCTCCCTGAACTCGACCACAACGAAATCATGGGGTTCGAGTCCGGCCCGGAAGAGATCCTCTCGCGGATGCGGGTCGTCGCGCTGAAGGACGAGGACGACCACGCCCAGGTGCTCAAGCGGTTCGCCGCCACCCGAGAGCTGATCGAGCCCCGGATCGGCGGCTGGCTCGAGATCGCGTCCGGCGGGGACTCCCGCCTCGACCGCGCGCTCGGCCTCGTCCAGCTCGGCGACGCGGCCTCGTTCTGGCTCGCGATGCTCAAGGGCGTCGACCCCACGCCGGTCGAGACGATCCAGTCCCTGAAGAAGCAGCTGGCGTAG